Within Paeniglutamicibacter psychrophenolicus, the genomic segment CGGCTGGTTGATTCCGCGGTGCCCGAAGCGCAGCTTGTAGGTGCCGTAGCCCAGGGCGCGGCCCAGGATCTGGTTGCCGAAGCAGATGCCGAAGTACGGGATCTTCGCCTCGAGCACCTGGCGGACCAACTCGACCTGCACGTTGGCGGTGGCCGGGTCGCCGGGGCCGTTGGAGAAGAACACGCCGTGGGCACCGGTGGCGGTGACGTCCTCGAAGCTGGCGTCGTGCGGGAGCACGTGCACGCGCACCCCGCGCTCGGCGAAGCGCTGCGGGGTCATCATCTTGATGCCCAGGTCGATGGCCGCGACGGTGTACCGGACCTCGCCGGTGTAGCCGTGGTCCGCCGGCTCCACGGTGTAGGCCTCCTTGGTGGAGACCAGCGCGGAGAGGTTGGCACCCTCCATGGACGGCTGCGCGTTGACCGTCTTGACCAGTTCCTCGACGGGAGCGGCGGCTGCCTCCCCGGAGAAGATGCCCGACTTCATCGCGCCGCGGTCGCGCAGGTGGCGGGTCAGGGCGCGAGTGTCGACCTGCTGGATGCCGACGATGCCGCCGGCAACCAGGTCTTCGTCGAGGGTGCGCTGGGCACGCCAGTTCGAGGGGATGCGGGCGGCCTCGCGGACCACGTAGCCGGCGGCCCAGATGCGGGAGGACTCCGCGTCCTCGTCGTTGACCCCGGTGTTGCCGATGTGCGGGAAGGTCTGCACGATGATCTGTCCGGCGTAGGACGGGTCGGTGAGGGTCTCCTGGTAGCCGGACATGCCGGTGGAGAAGACCGCTTCGCCCAAGGCCGTGCCGATGGCGCCGTAGCTACGGCCGCGGAAAACCCGTCCGTCTTCGAGCACCAAGAGGGCTTGCTCGGTTCCCTGTACTGCTGTCACTGGTTTTCCTTTGTTTCGGCGGGTGGTTCTTCGTTGTTGTCTGTTCCGGGAGCGCCCGGCGCGGCGATGCGCGCGAGGATCCCGGGGAGTTCGGCGTGGTAGCGCGGGCGGAACCCGGTGTCCACGGCCTTGGTGCCCAGCATCCAGCTGATGACCAGCAGGCCATCCTTCTCCACGAACTTCCCGGCCATGCCGCTGGAGCGCGACACCCCGGTGATTGCGGCGGCGGGGATGAACACGTCGGGGGCGCCGTGGCGGGCCAGCAGCACGCCCTCGGGATGGATGGACAGGTCTGCATTGGTGCGGATTCCCAGGTGGTGGGCGGCGATGCGGTCCAGCCAGTCCCCGGCGGTGGTGGTGCACACGTACACGCCCTGCGCCGGTTCCCCGATGAAGTCGCCCAGCTCCGGGTCCCCGTTGGCGTCGAGCGGGATCTGCGGCGGGGCCGGGACGTCGGATTGCCGGCGCAGGCGGTTGCGCCAGCCCAGCAGGATCAGCCCGGCGGCCAGCACGATGACCGCCAGGGTGATCAGGACCGCGCCGGTGTACTGGCCCATCTAGAAGGCCCCGGAGAGCCGCGGGGTGGCCAGCTTGCCGTCGAGCACCGTGGGGTGCCCGTGGAAGAACACGTGGGTGACCTTGCCCGGCAGTTCCAGTCCCTTGAACGGGGAGTTCCGGCCCTTGGTGGCCATCGCATACGGGTCAACGACCCAGCGGGCCTCGGCGTCCACCAGCGTGATGTTTGCCGGTTCGCCCACGGCCAGCTCGCGGCCCTGGTCTTCGACGCGGCCGATGGCCGCCGGGGCGGTGGAGGTGATGCGGGCGAAGTCGGCCCAGCTGATCAGCCCGGTCTCGACCATGGTGTGCTGCACGACCGAGAGCGCGGTTTCCAGCCCGGTCATGCCCATGGCCGCCGCGGCCCATTCGCATTCCTTGGCCTCGGAGGGGTGCGGTGCGTGGTCGGTGCCGATGATGTCGATGGTGCCGTCGGCCAGTCCGGCGCGCAGCGCCATGACGTCGGTCTCGGTGCGCAGCGGCGGGTTGACCTTGTAGACCGGGTCGTAGCTGGAGACCAGTTCGTCGGTCAGCAGCAGGTGGTGCGGGGTGACCTCGGCGGTGACGTTCACGCCGCGGGACTTGGCCCAGCGGATGATCTCCACACTCCCGGCGGTCGAGACGTGGCAGATGTGCAGGCGGGAACCGACGTGTTCTGCCAGGAGCACGTCGCGGGCGATGATCGATTCCTCGGCGACGGCCGGCCATCCGGCCAGTCCGAGGACCGCGGAGACCTCGCCCTCGTTCATCTGGGCACCCTCGGTGAGCCGGGGTTCCTGGGCGTGCTGGGCGATGACGCCGTCGAAGGCCTTCACGTATTCCAGGGCGCGGCGCATGATCAGCGGGTCGAAGACGCAGATGCCGTCGTCGGAGAAGACCCGGACCTGTGCGCGGGAGTCGGCCATCGCGCCGATCTCGGACATCTGCTTGCCCGCAAGCCCGACGGTGACCGCTCCCACCGGGCGCACGTCGACCCAGCCCGAGCGCTTGCCCAGGGACCAGACCTGCTCGACGACACCGGCGGTGTCCGCCACGGGGTTGGAGTTGGCCATGGCGTGCACGGCGGTGAAGCCGCCCAGGGCGGCGGCGCGGGTGCCGGTCTCGACGGTCTCGGCGTCCTCGCGGCCCGGTTCGCGCAGGTGGGTGTGCAAATCGACCATGCCCGGCAGGGCGATCCGGCCGGCGGCCTCGATCACGGTGGCGCTCGCGGCGGCCGGGTGCGTTGCGGCGTCGGCCCCCAGGGCGGCGATGGTGCCCTCGTGGATGAGGATGTCGGTTCCCTGGCTGCCCAGCGGCTTGGCGCCCCGGATCAGGTAGGTGGTGTTGGTGCTCATGAGGATTGACTCCCGTTTCTTTACAGGCCGGCCGGACGGGTGGCGTCCGAGGGTGCGGGACGCTGCTGGTCCCCCGATAGCAGTAGATACAGCACGGCCATGCGCACCGCCACGCCGTTGGCCACCTGGGCCAGCACGGTGGAGCGGGGCGAGTCGGCGGCCGCGGAGGAGATTTCCAGGCCGCGGTTCATCGGACCGGGGTGCATGATGATGGTTTCGCCGGTGTCGCGGGCGTCCAGCGCCGCGAGCCGTGCGTCGTCGAAGCCCCAGAGTCGCGAGTATTCGCGGGTGTTGGGGAAGTAGGAGTCGTGCATGCGTTCGCCCTGCACGCGCAGCATCATCACCGCGTCGATGCCGCCGGCCAGCGTCGCGTCAAGGTCGTAGCTGATGGTGCATGGCCACACGTTGGAGCCGTGCGGCAGCAGCGTGGGCGGGGCGACCATGGTCACCTCGGCGCCCAGGGTGCGCAGCAGCCAGAGGTTGGAGCGGGCGACCCGCGAGTGCAGGATGTCCCCGACGATGGCGACCTTCATGCCGGACAGGTCCGAACCCAGCGAGGTGTGTCCGTGCAGCGCGGACCAGTGGGTGCGCAGCGTGAACGCGTCCAGCAGCGCCTGGGTGGGGTGTTCGTGGGTGCCGTCCCCGGCGTTGACCACCGGGGCGTCGATCCAGTCGGTGGCTGCCAGGCGGGCCGGGGCCCCGGAGGCGCCGTGCCGGATGACCACCGCGTCGGCGCCGATGGCCTGCAGGGTCTGGGCGGTGTCCTTGAGCGATTCGCCCTTGGAGACCGATGAACCCTTGGCGGAGAAGTTGATGACGTCCGCGCTCAGGCGCTTGGCGGCGGCCTCGAAGGAGATGCGGGTGCGGGTGGAGTCCTCGAAGAAGAGGTTGACCACCGTCCGTCCGCGCAGCGCCGGGAGCTTCTTGACCTCGCGGGTGCCCACGGCGGCCATTTCCTCGGCGATGTCCAGGATGCGGATCGCATCGTCGCGCGACAAATCCAGGGTGGAGAGCAGGTGCTTCATGCGTGGGCCTCGATGACGACCTCGTTGTTGTTGGCCCCGTCGACCTCGGAGAGGTGCACGCGCACCTTTTCGGTGGTGGCGGTGGGCAGGTTCTTGCCGACGTGGTCGGCGCGGATGGGAAGTTCGCGGTGGCCGCGGTCCACCAGGACAGCGAGGCGGACGATGCGGGGGCGGCCCAGGTCGGCGATGGCGTCGAGGGCGGCGCGGATGGTGCGCCCGGAGTAGAGCACGTCGTCCACCAGCACCACGACCTTGTCGTCGATGCCGGAGGCCGGAAGACGGGTGGGCACGGGGGTGCGGGTGGTGGAGCGGCGCAGGTCGTCGCGGTACATCGTGACGTCGAGCTGTCCGGTGATGGAGGCCGGATCCAGGCCCGGGGTGGTGGCGGCGATGCGCTGCGCGAGACGTTGGGCCAGCGGGAAGCCGCGGGACGGGATGCCCAACAGCACCAGGTCCTCCACACCCTTGTTGGCCTCGATGATCTCGTGGGCGATGCGGGTGAGAACGCGGTCGATGTCCTCGCTGGAGAGGACTATCCGGGCACTGACGGGCGCAAGGGCACGGTCCCGGGTGGGCTCGTTGCTCATGTGCGGCCTCCTTCCCCGCCTCACTGGACGGAATTTAAAGGTTGCTTGCTGGATCAAAATTATCACAGGCCGTGCCGCACGTAGGATTTGAGACATGCGCGTTACCTCACACCCCCCGCAATCGTCCCCGCACTCGGCCCCGCAGGACCCCTGGGCCTCCGCCGGCTCCCCCGCTTTCCCGGACTCGCCCGGCCTGCCCGGATCCGCTCCTTCGCCTTCCGGTCCCCCACCGGGGCACCGGCGCCGTTCGGGGTCCACGGCGGTGACCCTGGCCCTGGTGGCCTGCACCGTGGTGCTGCTGGGTGTGGGCTTCTTCCTGGCCGGGGCCTTCGGCTCCGGCACGGTGCTGTGGCTCGGCGCCCTGGCCATGGTGCCGCTGGCGCTGTGCCTGCTGGGACTGCGCTGGGTGGATCGCTGGGACCCGGAGCCGCGCGCCCTGCTGGCGCTGGGGCTGTTCTGGGGTGCCGGGGCCTCGGTGGCCGGGGCCCTGCTGGTGGGGGACGTGTTCATGGAGCTGTTCTTCGACCCCGCGGGCCGCCTGGACCTTGACCTCTTCGGCGCGGTGGTGCAGGCCCCCATCGTGGAGGAACTGGCCAAGGGCGCCGGGGTGCTGCTGATCTTCTGGATCAACCGCTCGCACTTCGACGGCCCCATCGACGGGATCGTGTACGGCGGCATCGTCGGTGCCGGGTTCGCGTTCACCGAGAACATCTTGTACTTCGCCTCCAGCTACGTCGACCCGGGGGCCAAAGGCGAGCTGGTTTCGGTCTTCGTGCTGCGCGGGCTCTTCTCCCCCTTCGTCCATGTGATGTTCACCGCATGGACGGGGTTTGCCCTGGGGCTGTGTGCCGCGCGCGGCAAGCGCGGGCGCTGGCCGCTGTACTTGGTGCTGGGCCTGCTGCCGGCGATGGTCGGCCACTTCCTGTGGAACGGAGGGGTCGGGATCTTCTTCGACAACTTCCTGAGCTTCTACTTCGTGCTGCAGGTGCCGTTGTTCGCCGCCTCGATCGTCGCGGTGGTGCTGCTGCAGCGCGGGGAGCGGAAGCTGACCGAGCAGCGCCTGGACGAGTACCGGGCCAGCGGCTGGTTCACCGCCGCGGAGGTTCAGATGTTTGCCACGCGTGCGGGCCGGCGCAATGCCCGGCGCTGGGCGGCGGGCATCGGACGCAGCCGGCAGATGAAGGAGTTCACCGCCACCGCGATGAACCTGGCCGCGGTGCGCCAGCGGATCGCGGCCGGACATCCCACGGGCACCGACTTCGCCCGGGAGCTGGCGTTGCTGCACAAGTCGCACCTGCAGCGCGCGCAGCTGCTCACCCTGGCCTGAGCACGGGACGGGCAACCAGCACGGGCTTTCGGCGTGTCGCGGTGCAACACGCCGAAAGCCCGATGGTTTTGCCCGGCAGCCGGTACTGCTACTGGAAGAGCTGGCCGACCCGCGACAGGGTGGTGACGACCCCGTACCCCAGCGGGATCCCGACCAACAGCCAGCCGAAAACCAGCCGCCCGGTGGCGGGGTTCACCGGGACGTCGGCGGGCCCTGCGGGATTGACGGTGTCATGTGGTTGCGATGGCATCTAGGATCCTTTCCTGGCGGAAGCGAGTTCTTCCTCCGGCTCGTGGTACTTCGCGTCGACCGGGCGGATGAGCGTGCTGGCGACGAAGCCGATGGCCAGCAACCCCACCATGGTCAGCAGCACCGGAAGGTAGTTGTGCGCGTTCATCGTCCCGGGCTTGCCCTGGGCGTCCAGCAGCCCGTTGACGATCAACGGCCCGGCGATGCCGGCGGCGGACCACGCGGTGAGCAGGCGGCCGTGGATCGCCCCGACCTGGAAGGTGCCGAAGAGGTCCTTGAGGTAGGCCGGGGCGGTGGAGAAGGAGCCGCCGTAGAAGCTGATGATGACCACTGCCATGGCCACGAAGAGCAGCATCGAGCTGCCGCCGAAGAAGGCCAGCACCACGTAGAAGACCGCGCCGGCACCGAGGTAGACCATGTAGATGCGCTTGCGCCCGATCACATCCGAGGTGCTTGACCAGATGAAGCGCCCGGCCATGTTGCCGATCGAGAGCATGCCCACGAATCCGGCGGCCACCGCGGCGTTGACCGCGGAGTTCCCGTCGGCGCCGCGGAAGAAGTCCTGGATCATCGGGGATGCCTGTTCCAGGATGCCGATACCGGCGGTGACGTTGAGGAACAGGACGGCCCACACCAGCCAGAAACTGCGGGTCTTGATCGCGTTGGCCGCCGAGACCTGCTTGGTGGTGACCATCGCGGAGACCTTGGCCGTGGAGGGGTCCCAGCCGCGCGGCGTCCAGCCGGGGGCTGGAACGCGGATGTTCAGCACCCCGTACATCATCACCGCGAAGTAGAGCACGCCCAGGGTCAGGAACAGCTTGCCGACCGAGTTGCCCGAGGCGATCCAGTCGGCGCCGTCGGTTGCGGGGTTGAACCCGTCAAAGAACTTCAGCAGGGCGCTGGACATCGGGGAGGCGATCAGCGCCCCTCCCCCGAAACCCATGATCGCCATGCCGGTGGCCATGCCCGGGCGGTCGGGGAACCACTTCATGAGGGTGGAGACCGGTGAGATGTAGCCGATGCCCAGCCCGATGCCGCCGATGACGCCGTAGCCCAGGTAGACCAGCCAGAGCTGTGAGGTGAAGATGCCGGCGGCACCGACCAGGAAGCCGGCACCCCAGAAGGAGGCGGCGACGAACATCGACTTGCGCGGCCCGCTGCGTTCGACCCAGGTGCCCATGATGGCCGCGGAGAGGCCGAGCATCACGATTGCGATGGAGAAGATGATCCCGATGGCGGTCTGCGAGAGGCCAAAGTGGCCGATGAGTGCGGACTTGTACACGCTGGTGGCGTAGGCCTGGCCGATGCACAGGTGCACGGCCAGTGCGGCGGGCGGGATCAGCCAGCGGTTGAAGCCCGGAGGGGCCATGGAGCGGGAGCGGTCGAGCCAATTCAACGTGTTCTCCTCTGTTCTGGGGTGGGCGCGGGTGTCACCGGGAACAGAAACCATGCGGTTGTCGGATTCTGCGACCCAAGCACACAGTGTGGCACGCTTCACAGGCCGGGCCGCGGCCCCGCGCCGGGGAATGCCGATTTGCCGCCGCTGGAAGGTGCGACATGCGGGCCTGGCCTGCTGGTTGGCCGACCTCCTGGCCGTACGGCATCCCCGCTGGCCGGACGGTCGCGCCGTTTGGCCGCCGGGTCGACTGGGGACCGGGGCACCGGTTAACGCACCGCGGCCGGCGGGAGCCCGAAAAGTTCGGGTTCCCGCCGGCCGGCGGAGAGGTGCGAAGCGCGGGCCGCTAGGCCAGCAGCGTCGGCTTCATCTGCTGGATGCGTCCGAGCAGTCCGTTGACGAATTCCGGGGACTCGTCGGTGGACAGCTCGCGGACCAGCGAGACTGCTTCGGCCACGGCAACGCCGTCGGGAACGTCGTCGTTGAACAACAGCTCCCAGGCGCCGATGCGCAGCGCGGTGCGGTCCACCGTGGGCATGCGCTCCAGGGTCCAGCCCTTGGAGTAGGAGGAGAGGATCTCATCGATCCTATCCAGCTCGCCCATGACGCCCTCGATGAGGGTCACGGTGTACTCGTTGATGGTGATGTCCGTGGCTTCACGGCGCAAACGCATGGCCGCCAGCGGCGAGACATCGCGTTGTTCGGCTTCAAAAAGGATGTCAAGTGCCCGGCGGCGGGCCTTGGCGCGTGCGCTCACTAGGAGACACGCCCGAGGTAATCGCCGGTGCGGGTGTCGACCTTGACCTTGGTGTTCTGTTCGACGAACAGCGGCACCTGGATCTCCTTGCCGGTCTCCAGCGTGGCCGGCTTGGTGCCTGCCGAGGAGCGGTCGCCCTGCAGGCCCGGCTCGGTGTAGGTGATTTCCAGGACGACCGACGGGGGCAGCTCGACGTACAGCGCGGAACCCTCGTGCATCGCGATGGTGACGTTCTGGTTCTCCAGCATGTAGCCGGCGGTCTCACCCACGGTCACACCGGCGACGGTGATCTGGTCGTAGTCGCTCAGGTCCATGAACACGAAGTCTTCGCCGTCCTGGTACAGGTACTGGTAGTCGCGGCGGTCAACGGTTGCGGTCTCGATCTTGGCGCCGGCGTTGTAGGTCTTTTCCAGCACGCGGCCGGTAAGCACGTTGCGCATCTTGGTGCGCACGAATGCGCCGCCCTTGCCCGGCTTGACGTGCTGGAAATCGATGATGCTCCAGAGCTGGCCCTCGATCTTGAGGACCTGTCCGTTCTTGATGTCGGTGGTTGATGCCACGATCTACTCTTCTTCCGTATTTCGCCGCCGGCTCGCCCGGCGCGGAATCGCGCTGGCGGGCCCAAGCCGCCGCAAAGCGGCAACCCCGGGCGTGTTGTCAAAAATCCAAGATTCAGTTTAGCGCACCGGGGCAGTTGCCCGGGTAACAC encodes:
- the carA gene encoding glutamine-hydrolyzing carbamoyl-phosphate synthase small subunit encodes the protein MTAVQGTEQALLVLEDGRVFRGRSYGAIGTALGEAVFSTGMSGYQETLTDPSYAGQIIVQTFPHIGNTGVNDEDAESSRIWAAGYVVREAARIPSNWRAQRTLDEDLVAGGIVGIQQVDTRALTRHLRDRGAMKSGIFSGEAAAAPVEELVKTVNAQPSMEGANLSALVSTKEAYTVEPADHGYTGEVRYTVAAIDLGIKMMTPQRFAERGVRVHVLPHDASFEDVTATGAHGVFFSNGPGDPATANVQVELVRQVLEAKIPYFGICFGNQILGRALGYGTYKLRFGHRGINQPVLDKATGKVEITSQNHGFAVDAPREGAANAPLERFGRVEVSHISLNDGVVEGLNCLDLPAFSVQYHPEAASGPHDASHLFDRFITNMAAAKNAAATTADSTQGEK
- a CDS encoding dihydroorotase is translated as MSTNTTYLIRGAKPLGSQGTDILIHEGTIAALGADAATHPAAASATVIEAAGRIALPGMVDLHTHLREPGREDAETVETGTRAAALGGFTAVHAMANSNPVADTAGVVEQVWSLGKRSGWVDVRPVGAVTVGLAGKQMSEIGAMADSRAQVRVFSDDGICVFDPLIMRRALEYVKAFDGVIAQHAQEPRLTEGAQMNEGEVSAVLGLAGWPAVAEESIIARDVLLAEHVGSRLHICHVSTAGSVEIIRWAKSRGVNVTAEVTPHHLLLTDELVSSYDPVYKVNPPLRTETDVMALRAGLADGTIDIIGTDHAPHPSEAKECEWAAAAMGMTGLETALSVVQHTMVETGLISWADFARITSTAPAAIGRVEDQGRELAVGEPANITLVDAEARWVVDPYAMATKGRNSPFKGLELPGKVTHVFFHGHPTVLDGKLATPRLSGAF
- a CDS encoding aspartate carbamoyltransferase catalytic subunit, which translates into the protein MKHLLSTLDLSRDDAIRILDIAEEMAAVGTREVKKLPALRGRTVVNLFFEDSTRTRISFEAAAKRLSADVINFSAKGSSVSKGESLKDTAQTLQAIGADAVVIRHGASGAPARLAATDWIDAPVVNAGDGTHEHPTQALLDAFTLRTHWSALHGHTSLGSDLSGMKVAIVGDILHSRVARSNLWLLRTLGAEVTMVAPPTLLPHGSNVWPCTISYDLDATLAGGIDAVMMLRVQGERMHDSYFPNTREYSRLWGFDDARLAALDARDTGETIIMHPGPMNRGLEISSAAADSPRSTVLAQVANGVAVRMAVLYLLLSGDQQRPAPSDATRPAGL
- the pyrR gene encoding bifunctional pyr operon transcriptional regulator/uracil phosphoribosyltransferase PyrR, which translates into the protein MSNEPTRDRALAPVSARIVLSSEDIDRVLTRIAHEIIEANKGVEDLVLLGIPSRGFPLAQRLAQRIAATTPGLDPASITGQLDVTMYRDDLRRSTTRTPVPTRLPASGIDDKVVVLVDDVLYSGRTIRAALDAIADLGRPRIVRLAVLVDRGHRELPIRADHVGKNLPTATTEKVRVHLSEVDGANNNEVVIEAHA
- a CDS encoding PrsW family intramembrane metalloprotease, which translates into the protein MRVTSHPPQSSPHSAPQDPWASAGSPAFPDSPGLPGSAPSPSGPPPGHRRRSGSTAVTLALVACTVVLLGVGFFLAGAFGSGTVLWLGALAMVPLALCLLGLRWVDRWDPEPRALLALGLFWGAGASVAGALLVGDVFMELFFDPAGRLDLDLFGAVVQAPIVEELAKGAGVLLIFWINRSHFDGPIDGIVYGGIVGAGFAFTENILYFASSYVDPGAKGELVSVFVLRGLFSPFVHVMFTAWTGFALGLCAARGKRGRWPLYLVLGLLPAMVGHFLWNGGVGIFFDNFLSFYFVLQVPLFAASIVAVVLLQRGERKLTEQRLDEYRASGWFTAAEVQMFATRAGRRNARRWAAGIGRSRQMKEFTATAMNLAAVRQRIAAGHPTGTDFARELALLHKSHLQRAQLLTLA
- a CDS encoding MFS transporter small subunit — encoded protein: MPSQPHDTVNPAGPADVPVNPATGRLVFGWLLVGIPLGYGVVTTLSRVGQLFQ
- a CDS encoding OFA family MFS transporter encodes the protein MNWLDRSRSMAPPGFNRWLIPPAALAVHLCIGQAYATSVYKSALIGHFGLSQTAIGIIFSIAIVMLGLSAAIMGTWVERSGPRKSMFVAASFWGAGFLVGAAGIFTSQLWLVYLGYGVIGGIGLGIGYISPVSTLMKWFPDRPGMATGMAIMGFGGGALIASPMSSALLKFFDGFNPATDGADWIASGNSVGKLFLTLGVLYFAVMMYGVLNIRVPAPGWTPRGWDPSTAKVSAMVTTKQVSAANAIKTRSFWLVWAVLFLNVTAGIGILEQASPMIQDFFRGADGNSAVNAAVAAGFVGMLSIGNMAGRFIWSSTSDVIGRKRIYMVYLGAGAVFYVVLAFFGGSSMLLFVAMAVVIISFYGGSFSTAPAYLKDLFGTFQVGAIHGRLLTAWSAAGIAGPLIVNGLLDAQGKPGTMNAHNYLPVLLTMVGLLAIGFVASTLIRPVDAKYHEPEEELASARKGS
- the nusB gene encoding transcription antitermination factor NusB; amino-acid sequence: MSARAKARRRALDILFEAEQRDVSPLAAMRLRREATDITINEYTVTLIEGVMGELDRIDEILSSYSKGWTLERMPTVDRTALRIGAWELLFNDDVPDGVAVAEAVSLVRELSTDESPEFVNGLLGRIQQMKPTLLA
- the efp gene encoding elongation factor P, with the protein product MASTTDIKNGQVLKIEGQLWSIIDFQHVKPGKGGAFVRTKMRNVLTGRVLEKTYNAGAKIETATVDRRDYQYLYQDGEDFVFMDLSDYDQITVAGVTVGETAGYMLENQNVTIAMHEGSALYVELPPSVVLEITYTEPGLQGDRSSAGTKPATLETGKEIQVPLFVEQNTKVKVDTRTGDYLGRVS